A part of Deltaproteobacteria bacterium genomic DNA contains:
- a CDS encoding cupin domain-containing protein codes for MELATINDKIEEMVKSGKEKMYFNLMGTENFRCWLNVYMPGQGTNGLHYHNTDETFTVMEGCGEIVHRDGSRTKVEKGSVVLIPAKYYYDIKNTGDSVMALLGNRAEGFGGPTIYLDPAQNEKMKGRKQFGDA; via the coding sequence ATGGAATTGGCGACGATCAACGACAAGATCGAAGAGATGGTCAAGTCCGGCAAGGAGAAAATGTATTTCAACTTGATGGGCACCGAGAATTTTCGCTGCTGGCTGAACGTTTACATGCCGGGCCAGGGCACCAACGGCTTGCACTATCACAACACCGATGAGACTTTTACGGTCATGGAAGGCTGCGGCGAGATCGTCCATCGCGACGGCAGCCGGACCAAGGTGGAAAAGGGCAGCGTGGTGCTGATCCCGGCGAAATATTATTACGACATTAAGAACACCGGCGACAGTGTGATGGCGCTGCTCGGTAACCGCGCCGAAGGTTTCGGCGGGCCGACGATCTATCTCGATCCGGCGCAGAATGAGAAGATGAAGGGCAGGAAGCAGTTTGGCGACGCTTGA